One genomic region from Flagellimonas oceani encodes:
- the hutH gene encoding histidine ammonia-lyase gives MATDRTFHFGEDHLTASIALGLAHGTIKGVLSNKCIQNVNASHQRVQRIVERGDTVYGINTGFGPLCNTKISKADTKILQSNILKSHSVGVGKPISPELAKIMLILKIHALAKGYSGIAEATLQRMLWHLENDAIPVVPSQGSVGASGDLAPLSHLFLPLIGLGKVEYQGKTIPTQELFDSNDLKPLELGPKEGLALINGTQFIAAHGVMVVHKLQHCLRHADIIGAMMLEGLQGSMKPFFEELHQLRPFKGNQHVAGRIRTLLQGSEILEDHIDCERVQDPYSLRCMPQVHGASRNAWLHLKELLEIELNSVTDNPVIINDELTISGGNFHGQPLAMALDYAALAASEIGNISDRRIYLALEGNSPGVPKLLMNDTGINSGYMILQYTSAALASENKSLCFPASADSIPTSLGQEDHVSMGSISGRKALNIIENVEKILAIELLTSAQAFEYRKPLKSGILLDEIHTFLRTKVAFAENDRVFADDIEKGIEIIQNGEIIDLMDRVMDEKQLKWNTPHLQEFETY, from the coding sequence ATGGCGACAGACCGAACATTTCACTTTGGCGAAGACCATTTGACCGCAAGCATAGCTTTGGGATTGGCCCATGGCACCATAAAAGGTGTTTTGTCCAACAAATGCATACAAAATGTAAATGCCAGTCACCAGCGCGTTCAGCGTATCGTGGAAAGAGGCGATACGGTGTATGGCATCAACACGGGGTTTGGTCCTTTGTGCAATACGAAGATTTCCAAAGCGGATACCAAAATCCTTCAATCCAATATATTAAAAAGCCATAGCGTGGGAGTGGGCAAACCTATTTCCCCCGAATTGGCAAAGATCATGTTGATCCTGAAAATCCATGCCTTGGCGAAGGGCTATTCCGGAATTGCCGAAGCAACCCTGCAACGGATGCTTTGGCATTTGGAAAACGATGCAATTCCCGTGGTTCCCTCACAAGGTTCGGTTGGAGCATCAGGGGATTTGGCTCCGTTATCCCATTTATTTCTCCCTCTGATTGGATTGGGGAAAGTGGAATACCAAGGTAAAACGATCCCAACCCAAGAACTGTTCGACAGCAACGACCTGAAACCATTGGAATTGGGCCCCAAGGAAGGACTTGCATTGATCAATGGCACCCAATTTATCGCCGCGCACGGCGTGATGGTCGTGCACAAACTACAGCATTGCCTGCGCCACGCGGACATTATTGGCGCCATGATGCTGGAAGGACTGCAAGGCTCCATGAAACCCTTTTTTGAGGAACTGCACCAACTTCGCCCTTTCAAGGGCAACCAACACGTAGCAGGCAGGATTCGAACATTGCTTCAAGGTTCCGAGATTTTGGAAGACCACATCGATTGCGAACGGGTGCAGGACCCCTACTCATTGCGCTGTATGCCGCAAGTGCACGGTGCATCCCGAAATGCTTGGCTCCACCTCAAGGAATTGTTGGAAATAGAACTCAATTCGGTAACGGACAATCCCGTCATCATCAATGATGAACTGACCATCAGTGGCGGTAATTTTCACGGGCAGCCCTTGGCCATGGCCTTGGATTATGCTGCTCTGGCCGCTTCGGAAATTGGAAACATATCCGATCGACGTATATATCTGGCCCTCGAGGGCAACAGCCCTGGTGTTCCCAAGTTGTTGATGAACGATACTGGAATCAATTCGGGCTATATGATTTTGCAATATACCTCTGCCGCCTTGGCCAGCGAGAACAAAAGCCTATGTTTCCCGGCCAGCGCCGACAGCATTCCTACTTCCTTGGGACAGGAAGACCATGTGAGCATGGGTTCCATCAGCGGTAGAAAGGCCCTTAACATTATTGAAAATGTGGAGAAAATACTTGCCATCGAATTGTTGACCTCAGCACAGGCCTTCGAGTACAGAAAACCATTGAAATCGGGCATTCTTTTGGATGAAATCCATACATTCCTGAGGACAAAGGTTGCTTTTGCCGAAAACGATCGTGTTTTTGCGGATGACATCGAAAAAGGAATCGAAATTATTCAGAACGGTGAGATCATTGATTTGATGGACCGTGTGATGGATGAGAAACAACTGAAGTGGAACACTCCTCACCTTCAAGAATTTGAAACATACTAG
- a CDS encoding DUF456 domain-containing protein codes for MDIALLVLGFLLMLVGILGSFLPVLPGPPISWVGLLLLYLTKAVPDNWWVLGITFVIAIAITVLDYVIPAMGTKRFGGSKAGMWGTIVGLLVAIFVPVFGPLGIIIWPFIGALVGELLNKANKKTALKAAFGSFLGFLTGTFMKFVVTLLYAIFYVYITVKYAGDLFTFS; via the coding sequence ATGGACATTGCATTGCTCGTTTTAGGGTTTCTTTTGATGCTTGTGGGGATACTGGGCAGCTTTTTGCCCGTATTGCCGGGACCGCCCATAAGTTGGGTCGGACTGCTATTGCTTTATTTGACCAAAGCCGTGCCCGATAATTGGTGGGTCTTGGGAATCACCTTTGTAATAGCCATAGCCATTACCGTTTTGGATTATGTGATACCTGCCATGGGCACCAAACGATTCGGCGGCAGCAAAGCTGGAATGTGGGGAACCATTGTAGGATTGCTCGTAGCCATATTTGTTCCCGTTTTTGGTCCATTGGGCATTATTATTTGGCCTTTTATTGGTGCATTGGTTGGCGAACTGTTGAACAAGGCCAATAAAAAAACCGCCCTCAAGGCGGCTTTTGGTTCATTTTTGGGTTTTTTGACAGGTACTTTTATGAAGTTTGTCGTTACCCTACTTTATGCCATTTTCTACGTTTATATTACCGTCAAGTACGCGGGTGACCTGTTCACATTTAGTTAA
- the hutI gene encoding imidazolonepropionase yields MNRPLLIGPFTQLLPMTGLPLKGALKDEQLPIIQNGGILISKGKILKVGVFDDLKSEDVDVHHIEGQHICLPGFVDSHTHICFGGTRARDYAYRNAGKTYLEIAKAGGGIWDTVTQTRKASQQELVEGIVSRSQKHLKNGVTTIEVKSGYGLSVDEELKMLRTIKQANETSKASLIPTCLAAHMKPKDWYQDRNYLDVIIKELFPIIKTENLAHRVDAFVEESAFSPEEIKPYFQKAKEMGFDITVHADQFTSGGSQIAVDFDAVSADHLEASTEKEIQLLAKSNTIATALPGASIGLGCAYTPARKILDAGGALSIASDHNPGSAPMGDLLTQASILGTFEKLSNTEVLAGITYRAAAALRLKDRGKLETGAQADFVIFPTDNYQEITYHQGQLKPSEVWKKGTPIH; encoded by the coding sequence ATGAACAGACCACTATTAATAGGACCATTCACCCAATTGCTTCCAATGACGGGTCTCCCACTAAAAGGAGCGCTCAAAGATGAGCAATTGCCCATCATTCAAAATGGCGGTATTCTGATTTCTAAAGGAAAAATTCTAAAAGTGGGTGTTTTTGATGATTTAAAATCCGAAGATGTCGATGTGCACCATATCGAAGGTCAACATATTTGCCTGCCCGGATTTGTAGACTCACACACCCATATCTGTTTTGGGGGCACACGCGCTCGGGACTACGCTTACAGAAATGCTGGAAAAACCTATTTGGAAATCGCCAAAGCCGGCGGCGGTATCTGGGACACCGTTACCCAGACCCGAAAAGCATCACAACAAGAATTGGTTGAAGGAATTGTTTCCAGAAGTCAAAAACATCTGAAAAATGGGGTCACCACCATCGAGGTAAAAAGTGGTTACGGTCTTTCTGTGGATGAAGAATTGAAAATGCTGCGCACCATCAAACAGGCCAACGAAACTTCGAAGGCTTCTTTGATTCCAACTTGTTTGGCAGCCCATATGAAACCTAAAGATTGGTACCAAGACAGGAATTATCTCGATGTGATTATCAAGGAATTGTTTCCCATCATCAAAACTGAAAACTTGGCCCATCGTGTGGATGCTTTTGTGGAAGAAAGTGCTTTTTCCCCAGAGGAAATCAAACCCTATTTTCAAAAAGCAAAGGAAATGGGGTTCGACATCACCGTACATGCCGACCAATTTACATCAGGAGGCAGTCAAATTGCGGTGGATTTTGATGCGGTAAGCGCCGACCATTTGGAAGCCAGCACCGAAAAAGAGATTCAATTGCTCGCCAAGAGCAACACCATTGCAACAGCATTGCCCGGGGCGTCCATCGGTTTGGGATGCGCCTATACCCCAGCACGGAAAATTTTGGATGCAGGCGGTGCTTTGTCCATTGCCAGCGATCATAATCCAGGGTCCGCGCCCATGGGCGACCTATTGACCCAAGCCAGTATTTTGGGAACCTTTGAAAAATTGTCCAACACCGAGGTTTTGGCAGGCATCACTTATAGGGCCGCAGCAGCTTTGCGTTTGAAAGACCGAGGAAAACTGGAAACCGGAGCACAGGCCGATTTTGTGATTTTCCCAACGGACAATTACCAAGAAATCACCTATCATCAGGGGCAACTAAAACCAAGTGAAGTTTGGAAAAAAGGAACGCCCATCCATTAA
- a CDS encoding nitroreductase family protein, whose translation MIFDLIKERRSIFPPQYIDKPIAKATIEQILEAANWAPTHKKTEPWRFKVLMGDKKKELGVFLSNKYEEVDPNPKQMTIKKLQFNPSNSGAVIAICMQRDPKESLPEWEEIASTAMAVQNMWLCCTELGIGSYWSSPGLIKFMDEFFDLNEGERCLGFFYMGYFDGEVIPSARTPIENKVEWLD comes from the coding sequence ATGATTTTTGACTTGATTAAGGAGCGAAGAAGTATTTTTCCTCCGCAATATATCGACAAGCCCATCGCCAAAGCAACCATTGAACAGATTTTGGAAGCTGCCAATTGGGCCCCTACCCATAAAAAAACCGAGCCGTGGCGCTTTAAGGTTTTGATGGGAGACAAGAAAAAGGAATTGGGTGTTTTTCTTTCCAATAAATATGAGGAAGTAGACCCAAATCCAAAACAGATGACTATTAAAAAATTACAGTTCAATCCGTCCAATTCTGGAGCTGTGATTGCCATATGCATGCAACGCGACCCGAAGGAAAGTCTGCCGGAGTGGGAGGAAATTGCATCAACGGCCATGGCGGTACAAAATATGTGGCTGTGCTGTACCGAACTGGGCATCGGTAGTTATTGGTCTTCACCCGGTCTTATCAAGTTTATGGACGAGTTCTTTGATTTGAACGAAGGAGAAAGGTGTCTCGGGTTTTTCTACATGGGTTATTTTGATGGAGAGGTGATTCCATCGGCAAGAACTCCCATAGAAAATAAAGTGGAGTGGTTGGATTAA
- the hutG gene encoding formimidoylglutamase translates to MKHYEPPKKELWTGRVSNKWLYLHEKAHCTPLEELPEAQKKSIALLGYACDAGVRRNQGRIGAAEGPDIIKNSFGKMPNHLGSNVLLHDVGSVVCSDGDMESAQEQLVEAVKILLEKKQFPIVLGGGHDMAYGHYNGIKKYLDTKKEGQTIGIINFDAHFDLRKNTEQSNSGTPFYQIAKDCEKEGIDFNYLCLGIRKDANDRNLFQTARELDVIYVMSETFQPAFLEEITTWIDAFAKNVDHVYVTIDLDGFSSAFAPGVSAASPMGFTPHMVLECLKTIISSGKLISLDIAEMNPKYDIDGQTAKLAASLVHHVAHAVTQS, encoded by the coding sequence ATGAAACATTACGAACCCCCGAAAAAAGAACTTTGGACAGGTAGAGTCTCCAACAAATGGCTGTACCTGCACGAAAAAGCGCATTGTACACCTTTGGAGGAACTTCCCGAAGCACAGAAAAAATCCATTGCCCTTTTGGGCTATGCCTGCGATGCCGGTGTTCGCCGCAATCAAGGACGCATTGGCGCTGCTGAAGGTCCCGATATCATCAAAAACAGTTTTGGAAAAATGCCCAACCATTTGGGCAGCAATGTGCTTTTGCACGATGTAGGTTCGGTGGTTTGCAGCGATGGCGATATGGAATCTGCACAAGAACAACTTGTCGAAGCAGTCAAAATCCTTTTGGAGAAAAAACAGTTCCCAATTGTTTTAGGGGGCGGACACGACATGGCCTATGGACATTATAACGGCATCAAAAAATATCTGGACACCAAAAAAGAAGGCCAAACCATCGGCATCATCAATTTTGATGCGCATTTTGATTTGCGGAAAAACACGGAACAAAGCAACTCGGGCACCCCGTTTTATCAGATAGCGAAAGACTGCGAAAAAGAGGGCATCGATTTTAACTACCTCTGTCTGGGTATCCGAAAGGATGCCAATGACCGGAACTTGTTTCAAACCGCCAGGGAACTTGATGTTATTTATGTGATGTCCGAAACGTTTCAGCCTGCTTTTTTGGAGGAAATCACTACGTGGATCGATGCCTTTGCCAAAAATGTGGACCATGTGTACGTGACCATCGATTTGGATGGATTTTCATCGGCCTTTGCTCCCGGAGTCAGTGCCGCCTCGCCCATGGGCTTTACACCCCACATGGTTTTGGAGTGTTTGAAGACCATCATAAGCTCAGGAAAACTGATTAGTCTGGACATTGCCGAGATGAATCCTAAGTATGATATCGATGGACAAACGGCAAAATTGGCCGCCTCACTGGTGCATCATGTGGCGCATGCTGTTACCCAAAGTTAA
- a CDS encoding BlaI/MecI/CopY family transcriptional regulator, translating into MKQLTKAEEEVMQLLWKIKKGNVAAILEELPEPKPAYNTVSTIVRILEDKGFVSHEKVGKGHVYFPLMKKEEYSNQRLNTLMDGYFQGSFTSMVSFFMKKNDISLKELEEIMKNIKDNER; encoded by the coding sequence ATGAAACAGCTCACCAAAGCAGAGGAAGAGGTAATGCAGCTCCTTTGGAAAATTAAAAAAGGGAATGTAGCCGCGATTTTGGAAGAACTGCCAGAACCGAAGCCAGCCTATAATACGGTATCGACCATTGTCCGGATTTTGGAGGATAAAGGTTTCGTGTCGCACGAAAAAGTGGGCAAGGGACATGTGTACTTTCCTTTGATGAAAAAAGAGGAGTACAGCAACCAACGATTGAACACGTTGATGGATGGATATTTTCAAGGATCATTTACGAGTATGGTGTCCTTTTTTATGAAAAAGAACGACATCAGCTTGAAGGAACTAGAAGAGATTATGAAGAACATTAAAGACAACGAGCGATGA
- a CDS encoding LexA family protein, producing the protein MTSKKSPETDSLIFYAPIKEEGLGVPLSKNTVSAGFPSPADDFKEKRISLDKTLIKNKEATFYARVSGESMIGAGLDDGDLLVIDRSLEAEHGKIAVCFLDGEFTVKRLHIDKGNITLMPENKSYKPIKVPKDSDLLIWGVVTYVIKAL; encoded by the coding sequence ATGACCTCAAAAAAATCGCCAGAAACAGACTCGCTCATTTTTTACGCACCCATCAAAGAAGAAGGTTTGGGCGTACCCTTGTCCAAAAATACCGTATCCGCAGGTTTTCCTTCACCAGCAGATGATTTTAAGGAGAAGCGCATCAGTTTGGACAAAACGTTGATCAAAAACAAAGAAGCAACGTTCTATGCAAGGGTGAGTGGAGAATCCATGATAGGCGCAGGACTGGATGATGGGGACCTTTTGGTCATAGACCGCAGTTTGGAAGCCGAACATGGTAAAATAGCCGTTTGTTTTTTGGATGGAGAATTTACCGTAAAGCGATTGCACATAGATAAGGGCAATATAACATTGATGCCCGAAAATAAAAGCTACAAACCTATCAAGGTTCCCAAGGACAGCGATTTGTTGATTTGGGGAGTGGTCACTTATGTCATCAAGGCATTATAA
- a CDS encoding urocanate hydratase yields the protein MTEFQQQIVQGIPQQLPPKKEYPKNGNPAPKRKDILSKEEKKLAVQNALRYFPEAWHKELAPEFAEELKTYGRIYMHRFKPDYEMYARPISEYPAKTHQAAAIMLMIQNNLDPAVAQHPEELITYGGNGAVFQNWAQYLLTMKYLAEMTEEQTLHMYSGHPMGLFPSSKEAPRVVVTNGMMIPNYSKPDDWEKYNALGVTQYGQMTAGSYMYIGPQGIVHGTAITVMNAFRKVLKPNESPKGKIFLTAGLGGMSGAQPKAGNIAGGITICAEVNPEAAKKRHDQGWVDELLVDLDLLVVRTKEAVANKEVVSLAYIGNVVDVWEHFYEEDIFIHLGSDQTSLHNPWAGGYYPVGLSFEESNIMMVENPETFKEKVQESLRRQINAINKHTAKGTYFFDYGNAFLLEVSRAGGDVMAENNIDFRYPSYVQDILGPMCFDYGFGPFRWVCTSGNPKDLQKTDAIALKVMEKIKSEAPEEIQQQMQDNIKWISEAEQNKLVVGSQARILYADAEGRSKIADAFNTAIAKGEITAPVVLGRDHHDVSGTDSPFRETSNIYDGSKFTADMAIQNVIGDSFRGATWVSIHNGGGVGWGEVINGGFGMVLDGSEEASNRLKKMLFFDVNNGISRRSWARNKEARFAIEREMERSPNLKVTLPYLVESDILDDLF from the coding sequence ATGACTGAATTTCAGCAACAAATAGTACAAGGCATCCCCCAACAACTTCCTCCAAAAAAGGAGTATCCTAAAAATGGCAACCCGGCCCCAAAACGGAAGGACATCCTTTCCAAAGAGGAAAAAAAACTGGCTGTACAGAATGCGCTACGCTATTTTCCCGAGGCTTGGCACAAAGAGCTCGCCCCAGAATTTGCGGAGGAACTGAAAACCTATGGCCGCATCTATATGCATCGGTTCAAGCCCGATTATGAGATGTACGCACGTCCCATTTCGGAATATCCTGCCAAAACACATCAGGCGGCGGCTATTATGCTCATGATACAGAACAATTTGGATCCTGCCGTGGCACAACATCCCGAAGAGCTCATTACCTACGGCGGCAATGGAGCGGTTTTCCAAAACTGGGCGCAATACCTGCTCACGATGAAATATTTGGCGGAAATGACCGAAGAGCAGACGCTCCATATGTATTCTGGACATCCGATGGGCCTTTTCCCATCGTCCAAGGAAGCGCCAAGGGTGGTGGTCACCAACGGGATGATGATTCCTAACTACTCCAAACCCGACGATTGGGAAAAATACAACGCACTGGGCGTGACCCAATACGGACAGATGACAGCAGGTTCCTATATGTACATTGGCCCACAGGGGATTGTGCACGGAACGGCCATTACGGTCATGAACGCATTCCGAAAAGTATTGAAGCCAAACGAATCGCCCAAAGGAAAAATCTTTTTGACCGCTGGACTGGGTGGTATGAGCGGTGCCCAACCCAAAGCCGGAAACATTGCTGGGGGCATCACCATTTGTGCCGAAGTCAACCCCGAAGCTGCCAAAAAACGCCACGACCAAGGTTGGGTGGATGAATTGTTGGTGGATTTAGATCTGTTGGTCGTCCGCACCAAAGAGGCCGTGGCCAACAAGGAAGTGGTTTCCTTGGCCTATATCGGTAACGTAGTGGACGTTTGGGAACATTTTTATGAGGAAGATATTTTTATTCATTTAGGTTCCGACCAAACCTCCTTGCACAACCCTTGGGCGGGTGGTTATTATCCCGTTGGGCTTTCTTTTGAAGAGTCAAACATCATGATGGTGGAAAACCCAGAAACGTTCAAGGAAAAAGTGCAGGAATCATTGCGAAGACAAATCAACGCCATTAACAAACACACCGCAAAAGGCACCTACTTTTTTGATTACGGAAACGCCTTTTTGTTGGAAGTTTCCCGAGCAGGCGGCGATGTGATGGCCGAGAACAATATTGACTTCAGGTATCCGTCCTATGTCCAGGATATTTTGGGCCCGATGTGTTTTGATTATGGTTTTGGCCCGTTCCGATGGGTTTGTACCTCGGGCAATCCAAAAGACCTTCAAAAGACCGATGCTATTGCGTTAAAAGTGATGGAGAAGATAAAATCCGAAGCACCGGAAGAAATCCAACAGCAGATGCAGGACAACATCAAATGGATTTCAGAAGCGGAACAGAACAAATTGGTGGTAGGTTCACAGGCCCGTATTCTTTACGCCGATGCCGAAGGGCGAAGCAAGATCGCGGATGCCTTCAACACGGCCATTGCCAAGGGAGAAATCACTGCTCCCGTGGTTTTAGGGAGGGACCATCACGATGTGAGCGGTACGGACTCTCCATTTAGGGAGACCAGCAATATTTATGATGGCAGCAAGTTCACCGCGGATATGGCCATCCAAAATGTAATTGGTGATAGTTTTAGGGGAGCCACTTGGGTTTCCATTCATAACGGTGGCGGTGTTGGCTGGGGAGAAGTGATCAATGGCGGGTTTGGTATGGTGCTCGATGGTTCGGAAGAAGCCTCCAACCGATTGAAGAAAATGTTGTTTTTTGATGTGAACAATGGGATTTCCCGAAGAAGTTGGGCACGGAACAAAGAAGCCCGATTTGCCATTGAACGAGAAATGGAACGCTCCCCCAATTTAAAAGTAACTTTGCCTTATCTTGTGGAATCCGATATTTTGGATGACCTATTTTAA
- a CDS encoding LysR family transcriptional regulator, which yields MNYQIELRHFIYFLAVAEELHYRKASEKLFISQPGLSTQIKQMEEILGTQLFVRDKKKVSLTPAGEFLKKEVEFILNHLEQTKKQVKLIGEGQLGEVRIGFLGSAMQNVVPNLLLQLKEKFPTVHTTLEELSNRAQINAILADRLDLGFVRLSRVPRGLEVRPVFEDTFSLVLPSEHPLNQENFEDINQVEDEDFILFSQDYSPMYYDTVLSICEDSGFVPRVSHKSVHAQTIFKLVENKLGIAIVPTTLQYGFQMKVKFIEMKKIEQRAVLSMVWKTDNRNPALQKCMDLLMEL from the coding sequence ATGAATTATCAAATAGAACTTCGACATTTCATTTATTTTTTGGCGGTGGCCGAAGAACTCCATTATCGAAAGGCGTCTGAAAAACTTTTTATTTCCCAACCCGGTTTGAGCACGCAAATCAAACAGATGGAGGAGATTTTGGGCACCCAACTTTTTGTGAGGGACAAGAAAAAGGTGAGTCTGACCCCTGCGGGTGAGTTTTTAAAGAAGGAGGTGGAATTTATCTTGAATCACCTGGAGCAGACCAAAAAACAGGTAAAACTTATAGGAGAAGGACAATTGGGGGAGGTGCGCATCGGATTTTTGGGTTCGGCCATGCAAAATGTAGTGCCGAATCTATTGCTGCAGTTAAAGGAAAAATTTCCCACGGTACATACCACTTTGGAAGAACTTTCCAATCGGGCGCAGATCAATGCAATCTTGGCCGACCGATTGGACCTGGGCTTTGTCCGATTGTCACGCGTGCCGAGAGGATTGGAGGTAAGACCTGTTTTTGAGGATACGTTTTCTTTGGTATTGCCATCAGAGCATCCTTTGAATCAAGAGAATTTCGAGGACATCAATCAAGTGGAGGATGAGGATTTTATCTTGTTTTCCCAAGATTACAGCCCGATGTACTACGATACGGTGCTCAGTATTTGCGAGGATAGTGGATTTGTGCCCCGTGTTTCGCACAAATCCGTACATGCGCAGACCATTTTTAAATTGGTGGAGAACAAACTGGGCATTGCCATTGTGCCAACGACCCTTCAATATGGGTTTCAGATGAAGGTAAAATTTATCGAAATGAAAAAGATAGAGCAGCGTGCGGTATTGAGTATGGTCTGGAAAACCGACAATCGGAATCCTGCGCTACAAAAATGTATGGATTTGCTTATGGAATTATGA
- a CDS encoding Y-family DNA polymerase, protein MFALVDCNNFYASCERAFQPQYNNVPVGILSNNDGCFISRSDEAKKLGLPMGAPEFKYRQFCKDNKIKVFSSNYALYGDMSARVMNILGTFTPNMEVYSVDEAFLKFDGFESYDFDAYGREIQQTVQKCTGIPISIGIAPTKALAKVANKIAKKLKTRTGGVYVIESDERRIKALKWTKIESVWGVGRGNLKRLQTRNVKTAYDFTQLSDEWVRKQMAIIGLRLKKDLEGRPTLDLDDDTRDKKAIATTRSFENTYSDIENIKERISTFATSCAEKLRNQGSSCNYLVVFLRSDRHKKDEPQDRSSLIVTLPYATDSSLTISNYAVKAVVSIFRPGIKYKKAGVIVSGLVPTNARQLDLFLSENPKHHKLMQVMDGINDKYGGQKMKIANQDLERTWKMRQKHLSPKYTTNINDIIKVK, encoded by the coding sequence ATGTTCGCCCTTGTAGATTGCAATAACTTTTATGCCTCGTGTGAGCGGGCCTTTCAACCCCAGTACAATAATGTTCCTGTGGGGATTCTTTCCAATAACGATGGCTGTTTCATATCACGTAGTGATGAAGCCAAAAAATTGGGTTTGCCCATGGGTGCCCCGGAATTTAAGTACAGACAGTTTTGCAAGGATAACAAAATCAAGGTGTTTTCGTCCAATTATGCCTTATACGGGGATATGAGTGCCAGGGTAATGAACATTCTCGGAACATTTACTCCCAATATGGAAGTGTACAGTGTGGATGAAGCCTTTTTAAAGTTTGATGGTTTTGAGAGCTATGACTTTGACGCTTACGGCAGGGAAATCCAGCAGACTGTACAAAAATGCACGGGTATCCCTATCAGTATAGGCATTGCGCCAACTAAGGCTTTGGCCAAGGTAGCCAACAAAATTGCCAAAAAACTGAAAACTCGAACAGGCGGGGTATACGTTATTGAATCTGATGAAAGACGGATAAAAGCATTGAAGTGGACCAAAATTGAGAGCGTCTGGGGGGTAGGACGAGGAAATCTGAAACGGCTTCAGACCAGAAACGTGAAAACCGCCTATGATTTTACCCAATTATCGGACGAGTGGGTACGTAAACAAATGGCCATTATCGGCCTTAGGTTAAAAAAAGATTTGGAGGGCAGGCCGACCTTGGATTTGGATGATGATACCCGCGATAAAAAAGCAATAGCCACCACCAGAAGCTTTGAGAACACCTATTCCGATATTGAGAATATTAAGGAACGTATATCCACCTTCGCGACCAGTTGTGCCGAAAAATTACGTAATCAAGGAAGCAGTTGCAACTACCTAGTGGTGTTCTTGAGAAGCGACAGGCATAAAAAAGATGAGCCACAGGATAGAAGCAGCCTAATAGTTACCTTGCCCTATGCCACGGATTCCAGCTTGACCATAAGTAATTATGCCGTTAAGGCTGTGGTTTCCATATTTAGGCCAGGGATTAAGTATAAGAAGGCCGGGGTCATCGTATCTGGATTGGTGCCCACCAATGCAAGACAATTGGATCTATTCCTGTCCGAGAACCCAAAACACCATAAGCTGATGCAGGTCATGGATGGTATCAATGACAAGTATGGCGGCCAAAAAATGAAAATTGCCAATCAAGATTTGGAAAGGACTTGGAAGATGCGCCAAAAACACCTTTCACCTAAATACACCACAAATATTAATGACATCATCAAAGTGAAATGA